In a genomic window of Streptomyces koelreuteriae:
- the tsaD gene encoding tRNA (adenosine(37)-N6)-threonylcarbamoyltransferase complex transferase subunit TsaD, giving the protein MADEPLVLGIETSCDETGVGIVRGTTLLADAIASSVDEHARFGGVVPEVASRAHLEAMVPTIDRALKEAGVSARDLDGIAVTAGPGLAGALLVGVSAAKAYAYALGKPLYGVNHLASHICVDQLEHGPLPEPTMALLVSGGHSSLLLSSDITSDVRPMGATIDDAAGEAFDKIARVLNLGFPGGPVIDRYAREGDPNAITFPRGLTGPRDPAYDFSFSGLKTAVARWIEAKRASGEEVPVRDVSASFQEAVVDVLTRKAVRACKDEGVDHLMIGGGVAANSRLRALAQERCEAAGIRLRVPQPKLCTDNGAMVAALGAEMVARNRAASSWDLPADSSLPVTEPHVPGTEHEHGHHHGHDHVHEVSKENLYP; this is encoded by the coding sequence ATGGCTGACGAACCCCTCGTCCTCGGCATCGAGACCTCCTGCGACGAGACCGGCGTCGGCATCGTCCGCGGCACCACCCTGCTGGCCGACGCCATCGCCTCCAGCGTCGACGAGCACGCCCGCTTCGGCGGCGTCGTTCCGGAGGTCGCGAGCCGCGCCCACCTGGAGGCGATGGTCCCCACCATCGACCGCGCGCTGAAGGAGGCGGGCGTCAGCGCCCGCGACCTCGACGGCATCGCCGTCACGGCCGGTCCCGGCCTCGCCGGTGCCCTGCTGGTCGGCGTCTCGGCCGCGAAGGCCTATGCCTACGCGCTCGGCAAGCCCCTGTACGGCGTCAACCACCTCGCCTCGCACATCTGCGTGGACCAGCTGGAGCACGGCCCGCTGCCCGAGCCGACCATGGCGCTGCTGGTCTCCGGCGGCCACTCCTCGCTGCTGCTCTCCTCGGACATCACCTCCGACGTCCGCCCGATGGGCGCGACCATCGACGACGCGGCGGGCGAGGCCTTCGACAAGATCGCCCGCGTGCTGAACCTGGGCTTCCCCGGCGGCCCGGTCATCGACCGCTACGCGCGCGAGGGCGACCCGAACGCGATCACCTTCCCGCGCGGCCTGACCGGCCCGCGCGATCCGGCCTACGACTTCTCCTTCTCGGGGCTGAAGACGGCCGTGGCCCGCTGGATCGAGGCCAAGCGGGCGTCGGGGGAGGAGGTCCCGGTGCGGGACGTCTCGGCCTCCTTCCAGGAGGCGGTCGTCGACGTGCTGACCCGCAAGGCCGTCCGGGCCTGCAAGGACGAGGGCGTCGACCACCTGATGATCGGCGGCGGTGTGGCCGCCAACTCCCGGCTGCGCGCCCTCGCCCAGGAGCGCTGCGAGGCCGCCGGGATCCGGCTGAGGGTGCCGCAGCCCAAGCTGTGCACGGACAACGGCGCGATGGTCGCCGCGCTCGGCGCCGAGATGGTGGCCCGCAACCGGGCCGCGTCGAGCTGGGACCTGCCGGCCGACTCCTCACTGCCGGTGACGGAGCCTCATGTGCCGGGCACGGAGCACGAGCACGGCCACCACCACGGCCACGACCATGTGCACGAGGTCAGCAAGGAGAACCTCTACCCGTGA
- the rimI gene encoding ribosomal protein S18-alanine N-acetyltransferase — MCALREMRWWDIDPVLELERNLFPEDAWSRGMFWSELAHSRGPEATRRYVVAEDGGRITGYAGLVATGEQGDVQTIAVARDLWGTGLGGLLLAELLRAATAFECAEVMLECRVDNVRAQKLYERFGFEPIGFRRGYYQPGNVDALVMRLTDPSTSVQGTEING; from the coding sequence ATGTGTGCGCTGCGCGAGATGCGCTGGTGGGACATCGACCCCGTGCTCGAACTGGAACGGAACCTGTTTCCCGAGGACGCCTGGTCGCGCGGCATGTTCTGGTCCGAACTGGCCCATTCGCGCGGGCCGGAGGCGACCAGGCGGTACGTGGTCGCCGAGGACGGCGGCCGGATCACCGGGTACGCCGGACTCGTCGCCACCGGTGAGCAGGGCGACGTCCAGACCATCGCCGTCGCCCGGGACCTGTGGGGCACCGGCCTCGGCGGGCTGCTGCTGGCCGAGCTGTTGCGCGCGGCGACCGCCTTCGAGTGCGCCGAGGTGATGCTGGAGTGCCGCGTCGACAACGTCCGCGCGCAGAAGCTCTACGAGCGCTTCGGCTTCGAGCCCATCGGCTTCCGGCGCGGCTACTACCAGCCCGGGAACGTGGACGCCCTGGTGATGCGCCTCACCGACCCTTCAACTTCCGTACAAGGAACCGAGATCAATGGCTGA
- the tsaB gene encoding tRNA (adenosine(37)-N6)-threonylcarbamoyltransferase complex dimerization subunit type 1 TsaB, whose amino-acid sequence MLLLALDTATPAVTVALHDGRDVIASSSQVDARRHGELLLPAIDRVLAEAGLKLDAVTGIVAGIGPGPYTGLRVGLMTAETFGLALGVPVHGVCTLDGLAFAADLQGPFVVATDARRKEVYWARYADSRTRLTDPAVDRPADIAEQVEGLPAVGAGALLYPDTFPKAHEPEHVSAAALARLAAEKLAAGEEFPAPRPLYLRRPDAQVPKNYKVVTPK is encoded by the coding sequence GTGCTCTTGCTCGCTCTGGATACCGCCACACCCGCCGTCACCGTCGCGCTGCACGACGGCCGCGACGTCATCGCCTCGTCGAGTCAGGTGGACGCGCGGCGGCACGGGGAACTGTTGCTGCCGGCGATCGACCGCGTGCTCGCCGAGGCCGGTCTGAAGCTGGACGCCGTCACCGGGATCGTCGCCGGCATCGGTCCGGGCCCGTACACCGGGCTGCGCGTCGGGCTGATGACCGCCGAGACCTTCGGGCTGGCGCTCGGCGTCCCCGTGCACGGCGTGTGCACGCTGGACGGCCTCGCCTTCGCCGCCGACCTTCAGGGCCCGTTCGTCGTGGCGACCGACGCCCGCCGCAAGGAGGTGTACTGGGCGCGCTACGCCGACTCCCGCACCCGCCTCACCGACCCGGCCGTCGACCGGCCCGCCGACATCGCCGAGCAGGTGGAGGGCCTGCCCGCGGTCGGCGCGGGCGCGCTGCTCTACCCGGACACCTTCCCCAAGGCGCACGAGCCGGAGCACGTCTCCGCCGCCGCCCTCGCCCGGCTGGCCGCCGAGAAGCTGGCCGCGGGCGAGGAGTTCCCCGCGCCCCGGCCGCTGTATCTGCGCCGCCCGGACGCCCAGGTGCCCAAGAACTACAAGGTGGTCACCCCCAAGTGA
- the tsaE gene encoding tRNA (adenosine(37)-N6)-threonylcarbamoyltransferase complex ATPase subunit type 1 TsaE, translating to MEAPAPHSPAEPGSVQIVVTSPEQMRELGRRLAKLLRAGDLVMLSGELGAGKTTLTRGLGEGLGVRGAVTSPTFVIARVHPSLGDGPPLVHIDAYRLSGGLDEMEDLDLDVSLPESVMVVEWGEGKVEELTEDRLQVVIHRAVGDTTDEVRQMTITGVGERWASADLSVLAA from the coding sequence ATGGAAGCACCAGCACCGCACAGCCCGGCTGAGCCCGGATCCGTCCAGATCGTCGTCACGTCCCCCGAGCAGATGCGGGAGCTGGGCCGCCGGCTCGCGAAACTGCTGCGCGCGGGTGACCTGGTGATGCTCAGCGGAGAGCTCGGGGCGGGCAAGACGACACTGACCCGTGGACTGGGGGAGGGGCTCGGCGTACGCGGGGCCGTCACCTCGCCGACCTTCGTGATCGCCCGGGTGCATCCCTCGCTGGGCGACGGACCGCCCCTGGTCCATATCGACGCCTACCGGCTCTCCGGCGGGCTCGACGAGATGGAGGACCTCGACCTCGATGTCTCGCTGCCCGAGTCCGTGATGGTCGTGGAGTGGGGCGAGGGCAAGGTCGAGGAGCTGACCGAGGACCGGCTCCAGGTCGTCATCCACCGCGCGGTGGGCGACACGACCGACGAGGTCCGGCAGATGACGATCACCGGTGTGGGCGAACGCTGGGCGTCGGCGGACCTGAGCGTGCTCGCCGCGTGA
- a CDS encoding alpha/beta fold hydrolase, which produces MSESSAEAVANAASAAVAASAAGAAGGWRRATGIAGVAIGVVAAGAAAGVALERMTVGRGMRQKARLALDSAGPYGSLRGMPGKAIADDGTELYYEVDDIDPEAAPAAIGPRRRRLFGRKAPAPVTVVFSHGYCLSQDSWHFQRAALRGVVRTVHWDQRSHGRSGRGVAQTRDDEPVTIEQLGADLKAVIDAAAPEGPIVLVGHSMGGMTVMALADRYPELISERVVGVAFVGTSSGRLGEVNYGLPVAGVNAVRRVLPGVLKVLGQRADLVEKGRRATADLFAGIIKRYSFASRDVDPAVARFAERMIESTPIDVVAEYYPAFNDHDKTEALGCFADMPVLVLAGVQDLVTPSEHSEAIADLLPDAELVLVPDAGHLVMLEHPEVVTDRLADLLTRTGAVPAGATVKGYGSTSTAQPG; this is translated from the coding sequence GTGAGCGAGAGCAGTGCGGAGGCCGTAGCGAACGCAGCCTCCGCGGCCGTCGCGGCCTCCGCCGCGGGGGCGGCGGGAGGCTGGCGCCGGGCGACCGGCATCGCGGGCGTCGCGATAGGCGTGGTGGCCGCGGGCGCGGCCGCCGGTGTCGCCCTGGAGCGGATGACGGTCGGCCGGGGCATGCGCCAGAAGGCCCGCCTCGCCCTGGACTCGGCGGGACCGTACGGCTCGCTGCGCGGCATGCCCGGCAAGGCGATCGCCGACGACGGTACGGAGCTGTACTACGAGGTCGACGACATCGACCCGGAGGCCGCGCCCGCCGCCATCGGCCCCCGCCGCCGGAGGCTCTTCGGCCGCAAGGCCCCCGCTCCCGTCACCGTCGTCTTCAGCCACGGCTACTGCCTCAGCCAGGACTCCTGGCACTTCCAGCGGGCCGCGCTGCGCGGCGTCGTACGGACCGTGCACTGGGACCAGCGCAGCCACGGCCGGTCCGGCCGGGGCGTGGCCCAGACGCGGGACGACGAGCCGGTCACCATCGAGCAGCTCGGCGCCGACCTGAAGGCCGTCATCGACGCGGCCGCCCCCGAGGGGCCGATCGTCCTGGTCGGCCACTCCATGGGCGGCATGACGGTGATGGCGCTGGCCGACCGGTACCCCGAGCTGATCAGCGAGCGGGTCGTCGGAGTCGCCTTCGTGGGGACCTCGTCGGGACGGCTCGGCGAGGTCAACTACGGGCTTCCGGTCGCGGGCGTCAACGCGGTACGGCGGGTGCTGCCCGGCGTGCTGAAGGTGCTGGGGCAGCGGGCCGACCTGGTGGAGAAGGGGCGCCGGGCCACCGCCGACCTGTTCGCCGGGATCATCAAGCGGTACTCCTTCGCGTCCCGGGACGTCGATCCGGCCGTCGCCCGGTTCGCCGAGCGGATGATCGAGAGCACGCCGATCGACGTGGTCGCCGAGTACTACCCGGCGTTCAACGACCACGACAAGACCGAGGCGCTCGGGTGCTTCGCCGACATGCCGGTCCTCGTCCTGGCCGGGGTGCAGGATCTGGTCACGCCCAGTGAGCACAGCGAGGCCATCGCCGATCTGCTGCCGGACGCCGAGCTGGTGCTGGTGCCGGACGCGGGGCATCTGGTGATGCTGGAGCACCCGGAGGTGGTCACCGACCGCCTCGCCGACCTGCTCACCCGCACGGGTGCCGTCCCGGCAGGGGCTACCGTGAAGGGCTATGGAAGCACCAGCACCGCACAGCCCGGCTGA
- the alr gene encoding alanine racemase, giving the protein MSERTAPRTVPSRARAEIDLAALRANVRALRAHAPGAALMAVVKSEAYGHGAVPCARAALAAGADWLGTATPEEALALRAAGLPGRIMCWLWTPGGPWREAIEADLDVSASGMWALEEVTAAARLAGRPARVHLKADTGLGRGGCQPGDDWARLVDGALRAEAEGLLRVTGLWSHLACADEPGHPSIAAQLTLFREMVAYAEERGARPEVRHIANSPATLTLPESHFDLVRTGIATYGISPSPELGTPADFGLRPVMTLSASLALVKHVPGGHGVSYGHGYVTPGETTLGLVPLGYADGIPRHASSAGPVLVEGKWRTIAGRVAMDQFVVDLGGDEPAAGAEAVLFGPGDRGEPTAEDWAQAAGTIAYEIVTRIGSRVPRVYVNEEQDG; this is encoded by the coding sequence ATGAGCGAGAGAACAGCCCCGCGGACCGTGCCCTCGCGGGCCCGTGCCGAGATCGACCTGGCCGCCCTGCGCGCCAATGTGCGGGCCCTGCGTGCCCACGCGCCGGGTGCGGCCCTGATGGCCGTGGTGAAGTCCGAGGCGTACGGCCACGGGGCTGTGCCGTGCGCCCGTGCCGCCCTCGCCGCCGGGGCGGACTGGCTGGGCACCGCCACGCCCGAGGAGGCCCTCGCGCTGCGGGCCGCCGGGCTGCCGGGCCGGATCATGTGCTGGCTGTGGACGCCCGGCGGGCCCTGGCGCGAGGCGATCGAGGCCGACCTCGACGTGTCGGCCAGCGGCATGTGGGCCCTGGAGGAGGTCACCGCGGCGGCCCGGCTCGCCGGGCGGCCCGCGCGGGTGCACCTCAAGGCCGACACCGGGCTCGGGCGCGGCGGCTGCCAGCCCGGTGACGACTGGGCCCGGCTCGTCGACGGGGCCCTGCGCGCCGAGGCCGAGGGGCTCCTGCGCGTCACGGGGCTGTGGTCGCACCTCGCCTGCGCCGACGAGCCCGGGCATCCCTCCATCGCCGCCCAGCTCACCCTCTTCCGGGAGATGGTCGCCTACGCCGAGGAGCGGGGCGCCCGGCCCGAGGTCCGGCACATCGCCAACTCCCCGGCCACGCTCACCCTCCCCGAGAGCCACTTCGACCTGGTCCGCACCGGCATCGCGACCTACGGCATCTCGCCCAGCCCCGAGCTCGGCACCCCGGCCGACTTCGGGCTGCGCCCCGTGATGACGCTGTCCGCCTCGCTCGCCCTGGTCAAGCACGTCCCGGGCGGACACGGCGTGAGCTACGGCCACGGGTATGTGACGCCCGGCGAGACCACCCTCGGCCTCGTCCCCCTCGGGTACGCGGACGGCATCCCGCGACACGCCTCCTCCGCCGGACCGGTCCTGGTCGAGGGCAAGTGGCGCACGATCGCGGGACGCGTCGCCATGGACCAGTTCGTGGTGGATCTGGGCGGCGACGAGCCCGCGGCGGGCGCCGAGGCGGTGCTCTTCGGGCCCGGGGACCGCGGTGAGCCCACCGCCGAGGACTGGGCCCAGGCGGCCGGAACCATCGCATACGAGATCGTGACGCGGATCGGATCGCGCGTTCCTCGCGTCTATGTGAATGAGGAACAGGACGGGTAA
- a CDS encoding NAD(P)H-hydrate dehydratase, translating into MRSAYSVETVRTAERELMARLPEGALMQRAAAGLAAACADLLGRVYGSRVVLLVGSGDNGGDALYAGARLARRGAGVTAVLLAPERAHAEGLAALRRAGGRAVEAGGVEGAGGAGGAGGVEELIERADLVLDGIVGIGGKGGLRPDAVPLAAAAGRARGAVVAVDLPSGVDAGTGQVRAVAVRADLTVTFGTHKPGLLIDPAREYAGSVRLVDIGLELPVEPELEALQHADVARLLPVPRAESDKYRRGVVGIAAGSARYPGAAVLAVSGALRGGAGAVRYVGPAGDAVIARYPETLVSDRGPKHAGRVQAWVVGPGAGDDAATVGEVLAADVPVLIDADGLRLADAEVVRGRRAPTLMTPHAGEAAALLGVERGEVEGARLAAVRELAGRYGATVLLKGSTTLVADSGGGAVRVNPTGTSWLATAGSGDVLSGLAGSLLAAGLCAVDAGSVGAYLHGLAGRLAADGAPVGAHDVADAVPVAWRNVLG; encoded by the coding sequence ATGCGGAGTGCGTACAGCGTGGAGACGGTCAGGACCGCCGAACGGGAGCTGATGGCGCGGCTGCCGGAGGGGGCGCTGATGCAGCGCGCCGCCGCCGGACTCGCCGCCGCCTGCGCCGACCTGCTCGGGCGGGTGTACGGCAGCCGGGTCGTGCTGCTGGTCGGGAGCGGCGACAACGGCGGTGACGCGCTGTACGCCGGGGCCCGGCTGGCCCGGCGCGGGGCCGGGGTCACGGCGGTGCTGCTCGCGCCGGAGCGTGCGCATGCGGAGGGGCTCGCGGCGTTGCGGCGGGCCGGGGGGCGGGCCGTGGAAGCCGGTGGGGTCGAGGGTGCCGGTGGGGCCGGTGGGGCCGGTGGCGTCGAGGAGCTGATCGAGCGGGCGGACCTCGTCCTCGACGGCATCGTCGGGATCGGCGGGAAGGGCGGGCTGCGGCCGGACGCCGTGCCGCTGGCCGCCGCGGCCGGGCGGGCGCGGGGCGCCGTGGTCGCCGTCGATCTGCCGAGCGGGGTCGACGCCGGCACCGGACAGGTGCGGGCCGTCGCCGTCCGGGCCGATCTGACGGTGACGTTCGGGACGCACAAGCCGGGCCTGCTGATCGACCCGGCGCGGGAGTACGCCGGGTCGGTGCGGCTGGTCGACATCGGACTGGAACTGCCGGTCGAACCGGAGCTTGAGGCGTTGCAGCACGCGGACGTGGCGCGGCTGCTGCCGGTGCCCCGGGCCGAGAGCGACAAGTACCGGCGGGGTGTCGTCGGCATCGCCGCCGGGTCAGCGCGCTACCCGGGCGCCGCCGTACTGGCCGTCTCGGGGGCCTTGCGGGGTGGGGCCGGGGCCGTGCGGTACGTCGGGCCGGCCGGGGACGCCGTCATCGCGCGGTATCCCGAGACGCTTGTGTCGGACCGGGGGCCGAAGCACGCCGGGCGGGTGCAGGCGTGGGTCGTCGGGCCGGGCGCCGGGGACGACGCGGCGACGGTGGGCGAGGTGCTGGCGGCGGACGTGCCGGTGCTGATCGACGCGGACGGGCTGCGGCTGGCCGACGCCGAGGTCGTACGGGGGCGGAGGGCGCCGACGCTGATGACGCCGCATGCGGGGGAGGCGGCGGCGCTGCTCGGCGTGGAGCGCGGGGAGGTCGAGGGCGCCCGGCTGGCGGCGGTGCGGGAGCTGGCGGGGCGGTACGGGGCGACCGTGCTGCTCAAGGGGTCCACGACGCTGGTCGCCGACTCGGGGGGCGGGGCGGTGCGGGTGAATCCGACGGGGACGTCCTGGCTGGCCACGGCGGGGAGCGGGGATGTGCTGTCCGGGCTGGCGGGGTCGTTGCTGGCGGCGGGGCTGTGCGCGGTGGACGCGGGGAGCGTGGGGGCGTATCTGCACGGGCTGGCCGGGAGGCTGGCGGCGGACGGGGCGCCGGTGGGGGCGCATGATGTGGCGGACGCGGTTCCGGTGGCGTGGCGGAATGTTCTCGGATGA
- a CDS encoding holo-ACP synthase produces the protein MSIIGVGIDVAEIERFAASLERTPAMAERLFVEGELLLPSGERRGVASLAARFAAKEALAKALGAPAGLLWTDAEVYVEDSGQPRLRVSGSVAARAAELGVRSWHVSLSHDAGVASAVVIAEG, from the coding sequence ATGAGCATCATCGGGGTCGGGATCGACGTCGCCGAGATCGAGCGGTTCGCCGCGTCGCTGGAGCGGACGCCCGCGATGGCCGAGAGGCTGTTCGTGGAGGGGGAGTTGTTGCTGCCCAGTGGGGAGCGGCGGGGGGTCGCCTCGCTGGCTGCGCGGTTCGCAGCCAAGGAGGCGTTGGCCAAGGCGCTCGGGGCTCCCGCCGGGCTGCTCTGGACCGACGCGGAGGTGTATGTGGAGGACAGCGGGCAGCCCCGGCTGCGGGTGAGCGGGAGTGTGGCCGCGCGGGCCGCCGAACTCGGGGTGCGGTCCTGGCATGTGTCGCTCAGCCATGACGCGGGGGTGGCCTCGGCCGTGGTGATCGCGGAGGGGTGA
- a CDS encoding ankyrin repeat domain-containing protein, translated as MEWDGLTDRDRYGDWYLKARDRFSDLARDADWGGLFGELEENPRYVNLARPGSHSGFAPLHQAAWHGATIAVVSRLLAHGAWRTHRSRDGRLPVDIARERGHTHLLELLEPVAVRRLPTPSDVLEDHFHAMLRERTSSCFDNVEHLLPPLSPLTEGLDVRIFFPVVGMLGGFHYRLHMDTVHVNGRSRMDGDDGDFYQVTPDGWTKLPYSPRPPAPWSLPN; from the coding sequence ATGGAATGGGACGGCCTCACCGACCGCGACCGCTACGGCGACTGGTACCTCAAGGCTCGCGACCGCTTCTCGGACCTGGCCCGGGACGCCGACTGGGGCGGCCTGTTCGGGGAGCTGGAGGAGAACCCCAGGTACGTCAATCTCGCCCGGCCCGGTAGCCACAGCGGATTCGCCCCACTGCATCAGGCCGCCTGGCACGGCGCCACCATCGCCGTCGTCTCCCGCCTGCTCGCCCACGGCGCCTGGCGCACACACCGCTCCCGGGACGGACGTCTCCCCGTGGACATCGCGCGGGAGCGGGGTCACACCCATCTGCTGGAGCTCCTGGAGCCGGTCGCGGTACGCCGGCTCCCCACCCCCTCCGACGTACTGGAGGACCACTTCCACGCGATGCTGCGAGAGCGCACCAGCAGCTGCTTCGACAACGTCGAGCACCTGCTGCCACCGCTGTCACCCCTGACGGAGGGTCTGGACGTGCGGATCTTTTTCCCGGTGGTCGGCATGCTGGGTGGCTTCCACTACCGCCTCCACATGGACACCGTGCACGTGAACGGCAGGTCCCGGATGGACGGCGACGACGGGGACTTCTACCAAGTGACCCCCGACGGCTGGACCAAGCTCCCGTACAGCCCCAGGCCACCGGCACCTTGGAGCCTCCCGAACTGA
- the glmS gene encoding glutamine--fructose-6-phosphate transaminase (isomerizing): MCGIVGYVGPQSALDVVMAGLKRLEYRGYDSAGVAVLADGGLAAAKKAGKLLNLEKELDGRPLPTGATGIGHTRWATHGGPTDTNAHPHLDNAGRVAVVHNGIIENFALLRAELEERGHALGSETDTEVVAHLLAEEFSSCADLAEAMRLVCRRLEGAFTLVAVHADEPDVVVGARRNSPLVVGVGEGEAFLASDVAAFIAHTRSAIELGQDQVVELRRDGVTVTGFDGLPADVRSYHVDWDASAAEKGGYDYFMLKEIAEQPKAVADTLLGRIDGSGSLTLDEVRIPQGVLREIDKVVIVACGTAFHAGMIAKYAIEHWTRIPCEVELASEFRYRDPILDAQTLVIAISQSGETMDTLMALRHAREQGAKVLAICNTNGSTIPRESDAVLYTHAGPEVAVASTKAFLTQLVACYLVALYLGQVRGTKWGDEIRAVIRDLSSIAGAVEQVLGTMEPVRELARSLAAKNTVLFLGRHVGYPVALEGALKLKELAYMHAEGFAAGELKHGPIALIEEDLPVVVVVPSPRGRSVLYDKIVSNIQEIRARGARTIVIAEEGDEEVVPYADHLIRIPVTPTLLQPLVATVPLQVFACELATARGNEVDQPRNLAKSVTVE; encoded by the coding sequence ATGTGCGGAATCGTGGGATACGTGGGGCCGCAGTCGGCGCTTGACGTGGTGATGGCCGGGCTGAAGCGGCTGGAGTACCGGGGATACGACTCGGCGGGTGTCGCCGTGCTGGCGGACGGGGGGCTGGCGGCGGCGAAGAAGGCCGGGAAGCTGCTCAATCTGGAGAAGGAACTGGACGGGCGGCCGCTGCCGACCGGGGCGACGGGCATCGGGCATACCCGGTGGGCCACGCACGGTGGGCCGACGGACACCAACGCCCACCCGCATCTGGACAACGCGGGCCGGGTCGCCGTCGTGCACAACGGCATCATCGAGAACTTCGCCCTGCTGCGGGCCGAGTTGGAGGAGCGGGGTCACGCGCTGGGCTCCGAGACGGACACCGAGGTCGTCGCGCATCTGCTCGCCGAGGAGTTCTCTTCGTGCGCGGATCTGGCCGAGGCGATGCGGCTGGTGTGCCGGCGGCTGGAGGGCGCGTTCACGCTGGTCGCGGTGCATGCCGACGAGCCGGACGTGGTGGTGGGCGCGCGGCGGAACTCGCCGCTGGTGGTGGGCGTCGGAGAGGGCGAGGCCTTTCTCGCCTCGGACGTCGCCGCGTTCATCGCCCACACGCGGTCGGCGATCGAGCTGGGACAGGACCAGGTCGTGGAGCTGCGCCGGGACGGCGTGACGGTGACCGGGTTCGACGGACTGCCTGCCGACGTCCGCTCGTACCACGTCGACTGGGACGCGTCGGCCGCGGAAAAGGGGGGCTATGACTACTTCATGCTCAAGGAGATCGCCGAGCAGCCCAAGGCGGTCGCCGATACGCTGCTGGGCCGGATCGACGGCTCGGGGTCGCTGACCCTGGACGAGGTGCGGATCCCCCAGGGGGTGCTGAGGGAGATCGACAAGGTCGTCATCGTCGCGTGCGGTACGGCCTTCCACGCCGGGATGATCGCCAAGTACGCCATCGAGCACTGGACGCGCATCCCGTGCGAAGTGGAGCTGGCCAGTGAATTCCGGTACCGGGACCCGATCCTCGACGCGCAGACCCTGGTCATCGCCATCTCGCAGTCCGGCGAGACCATGGACACGCTCATGGCGCTGCGCCATGCCCGCGAGCAGGGCGCCAAGGTCCTGGCGATCTGCAACACCAACGGCTCGACGATCCCGCGCGAGTCCGACGCGGTGCTGTACACGCACGCCGGGCCGGAGGTCGCGGTCGCGTCCACCAAGGCGTTCCTGACGCAGTTGGTGGCCTGCTATCTGGTCGCCCTGTATCTGGGGCAGGTGCGGGGCACCAAGTGGGGAGACGAGATTCGGGCCGTGATCCGGGACCTGTCCTCGATCGCCGGTGCGGTGGAGCAGGTCCTCGGGACGATGGAGCCGGTGCGGGAGCTGGCCCGTTCGCTCGCCGCCAAGAACACGGTGCTGTTCCTGGGGCGCCATGTCGGGTATCCCGTGGCCCTCGAAGGCGCGCTGAAGCTGAAGGAACTGGCGTACATGCACGCCGAGGGGTTCGCCGCGGGGGAGCTGAAGCACGGGCCGATCGCCTTGATCGAGGAGGATCTGCCGGTGGTCGTGGTGGTGCCTTCGCCCCGGGGGCGGTCCGTGCTCTACGACAAGATCGTCTCCAACATCCAGGAGATCCGGGCGCGGGGTGCGCGGACGATCGTGATCGCGGAGGAGGGGGACGAGGAGGTCGTGCCGTACGCCGATCACCTGATCCGGATTCCCGTCACGCCGACCTTGCTGCAGCCGCTCGTCGCGACGGTGCCGCTCCAGGTGTTCGCCTGTGAGCTGGCGACGGCCCGGGGGAACGAGGTGGACCAGCCTCGGAACCTGGCCAAGTCGGTGACGGTGGAGTGA
- a CDS encoding ABC transporter permease — protein sequence MTATALAPPVTASGRVPPLAGLRQTFTMAWRSLVAVKHNPLELVDYSITPIMFVFLFTFVLGGQMAGSPEAYLKYALPGIIVQNTLFMTMYTAMALNTDLTKGVFDRLRSLPIARSAPLIGRITADLAKHVWALVLMIGLGLALGFRITGGFGGFLLGTLLVVVFAAAVSWCAVLIGMLAGDAEKVQAFAFTLIFPITFTSSAFVIVDTMPGWLQAWSDVNPVTHLSDAFRGLLLGGAVAEPVMWSLVWAAGIAVVFYPLAMRAYRAKV from the coding sequence ATGACCGCCACCGCGCTTGCCCCGCCGGTCACCGCGTCGGGGCGGGTGCCGCCCCTCGCCGGGCTGCGGCAGACCTTCACGATGGCCTGGCGGAGTCTGGTCGCCGTCAAGCACAACCCGCTCGAACTGGTCGACTACAGCATTACGCCGATCATGTTCGTGTTCCTCTTCACCTTTGTGCTGGGCGGGCAGATGGCCGGGTCGCCCGAGGCGTATCTGAAGTACGCGCTGCCCGGGATCATCGTGCAGAACACCCTGTTCATGACGATGTACACGGCGATGGCCCTCAACACCGACCTCACGAAGGGTGTCTTCGACCGGCTGCGCAGTCTGCCGATCGCGCGTTCCGCGCCGCTGATCGGGCGGATCACCGCGGACCTCGCCAAGCATGTCTGGGCGCTGGTGCTGATGATCGGCCTCGGGCTGGCGCTCGGCTTCCGCATCACCGGCGGCTTCGGCGGGTTCCTGCTCGGCACGCTGCTGGTGGTCGTGTTCGCGGCGGCCGTGTCGTGGTGCGCCGTGCTGATCGGGATGCTGGCGGGCGACGCGGAGAAGGTACAGGCGTTCGCCTTCACCCTCATCTTCCCGATCACCTTCACCAGCAGCGCGTTCGTCATCGTCGACACCATGCCGGGGTGGCTCCAGGCATGGAGCGACGTCAATCCGGTCACGCATCTGTCGGACGCGTTCCGGGGGCTGCTGCTGGGTGGGGCGGTGGCGGAGCCGGTGATGTGGTCGTTGGTGTGGGCCGCGGGGATCGCGGTGGTGTTCTATCCGTTGGCCATGCGGGCTTATCGGGCGAAGGTGTGA